GACGGCCAGTTGATTCGCGTGGAAGCCAACATCGGTCTTCAAGACGACGTTGAAGTTGCCCTAGAAAACGGAGCCGACGGCGTGGGCCTGCTGCGGATCGAGCAACTTTATTTCGCTCGGCCGAGCCCACCCACCGAAGACGAACTCCATCGCGAACTCAAAAGCCTCGTCGCGCCGCTCGGCAATCGCACGGTCACCGTGCGGCTGCTCGACATCGGCGGCGACAAGCCCCTGTCGTACCTCGGATTGACGGCAACCGCCAATCCCGTCCTCGGCCGTCGCGGGGTGCGCTTGCTGCTGGACTACGCGCAACTCGCCCGAACGCAGATCGGCGCGCTCGTGCGGCTCGCCGCCGAACATTCGCTGCGAGTGCTGGTTCCGATGGTCACCTTGGAAGACGACATTCGCCGGATGCGGGAAACGTTCGATGCAATCGTCGCGGAGCGGGCGGTCGGCAAACCACCGCCGTTCGGCGCGATGGTCGAGACTCCGGCCGCGGCGCTGGAAATTGCCGAAATTGGCCGGCATGTCGACTTCTTCTGCATCGGCACGAACGATCTTACGCAATACACCTTGGCCGCCGCGCGCGACGACGCCTCGGTCAGCGACTACTATTTGGATGGCCACGAATCGATCATGCGGCTCTTGAGCATCATCGTCAGCGAATCGGGCGGCCGACCGGTGACTGTCTGCGGGGAGTTGGCGGGGCGAGAGGCATTTATCCCGCAATTGCTCAAGATGGGCTATCGCGGGCTGAGCGTCGCGCCAACCCTCATCCCGACGACGAAAGCCCTGATCCGCAAGCTCGATCTGACCGCTACCAACGGAGCCACGCGCCGCCCGTAATTACTCGGCAATCAACTCGTTCGCCACTTTTTCCTGGTTCCCACTCACCGGCGGTGCCCCCACGCTTTTAGCCGCATTCGATAGCACGAATGGCATGCACATCGGCGATCGCCGCGCCGTCGTCGAGAGGCCGCCGGCCTTGTAGAATTGCGCGCGCGTTCAGACGGAGAGACGACCTATGATTTACCGCAGCCGTATTGAAAACCCCGTCGTGGTCCAACGGCCGATGCCGCTCGATATTTCGGGGTTGCTGTTTCTACCGCGGCGGCTTTTTCTGGCGGTTCGGCTTTCTCGATCGGCCTGCTGCGGGCTGGTCGCCCTTCTCGGGATGCTGCTTTTCTCGGCGTTTTTCGCGCATTTGCATGCCGCCGACTCGGTGGATGATTCTCTGATCGCCGATGGCGATTTCGAAACGCACACGAAACCCGATTGGCCGGATCACTGGGAACGGCCCAAAGAAGGCGTCCGCTGGGTCGAGGAAAACGGCAACCATTTTCTCCGCTTCTCCGCCTCAGAACCGGGAAAGATGATCCTGCTTTATCATCGAGTGAAATTGCCTCCGGGCGCGAAGGCACTAAAACTCTCTTGGCGACAGCGCATCACCGATCTCAAGCCGGGCCGCGAACCCTGGTTCGACGCCCGCATCCTGCTGGAATTCCTCGACGCCGGCGGCAAAAAGCTCAAGCCGCAGCCGCGAGCCCCTTACAGCCGCAGCAGCACGAAGGGCTGGGTCGAACGCAGCACCGAATTCTTGGTGCCCGAAGGGGCGCGCGTTTTGGAGTTCATGCCGACGCTATTCAAGGTCGAGAAAGGCACGTTCGATCTCGACGACATCGTGCTCGAGCCCACGGATGCAGCGGCGCTAATCGCCGGCGCGAAAGCCGCCGAGGACGCCGACCGGCGCGCGACGGTGCCGCCCGAGCAGCCGCACACCGGCAACTGGCCTTCGCCGCTGCGCGTCGAGGGGCGGCATGTGCTCGACGCGGCCGGCAAAGAAGTCTGGCTGCAGGGCGTGAATGCCGGCGGACTCGAATCGCTGCCACAGGAGCGGCATGTGATGAAATCGGCGCTGGTGAGCGTGGACCAATGGAAGGCGAACATCGTTCGCTTGCCGGTGAACGACGATTTCTGGTTCGGCCGCAGTGCGTATCAAAAGGATGGCGGCAAAGCCTATCGCCAGCAGATCGACAACATTATCACGCTGGTGGCCAACCGCGGCGCCTATTTGCTGCTCGATCTCCACCGCTTTCGCGCGCCGAAGGCCGAGCACGTCGAGTTTTGGAAAGACGCCGCCGCGCGGTACAAGAATCACCCGGCCGTGCTATTCGACCTGTTCAACGAGCCGCACGACATTTCCTGGAAGGTATGGCGCGATGGCGGTTTCGTTTCCGAGCGGACGACCAAGGCCGACGAAGACGCCTTCTCAAGCGATGCCGAGAAGGCGAAGACCAAGCTGGGCTTTCAATCGCCCGGCATGCAAGGACTGCTCGACGCCGTCCGCGGCGCCGGGGCTCGCAATATCGTCGTGGCCGGCGGCCTCTCCTGGTCCGGCGATCTCTCGGGCGTGGCCAAGGGCTATGCGCTCGAAGACAAAACCGGCAACGGCGTCATGTACGGCTGGCACGTGTACAACTGGCACAAGGACTGGCAAGGGCGAGTGCTCGCCGCGGCCGAGAAATATCCGATCTTCGTGGGCGAAGTCGGCGCCGACGTGAAGAAAATGAATTTCATTCCCGCGGCCGACCAGGAAGATCCGTACACCTGGGCGCCCGACATGCTCGGGTTCATTCAGAAGCACAAATTCAACTGGACGGCTTGGTGCCTCCACCCGTCGGCGACCCCGCTGCTGATCTCCGACTGGAATTACACCCCGACTCCCTATTGGGGCGTTTTCGTCAAAGAGGCGCTATCTGGAAAACAATTCGAAATGAAGAAGATGCGGTAGCTTCGTCCCCGCGGGGCATAAAACGGGGTCAGAACTATTTACAAGCCGTAGAAGGTCGGGGTGAGAAATAGTTCTGACCCGTTTTCCTCCTCAGGCGCACGTTCTCATCTTGCCCATTATATGCGCCCGTCCCCTTTATCCTTTACCTTTACCTTTATCCTTTACCGGCGCAGCGATTCCAACTCCTGCTCGTTATCGACCCTAGGGCGCAAG
The sequence above is drawn from the Pirellulales bacterium genome and encodes:
- the ptsP gene encoding phosphoenolpyruvate--protein phosphotransferase, with protein sequence MESPSPTLSNFGPSAAVLSGRNISPGLGMGRAWIVADVLKWGSPTTRVDAGDVRRELARLAESFEKTLAQLDEYARRIEAEFDRALAGIFRAHGDMLRELFDSGEFEHELKASRIIAEEAVRRVLLRWYKKFAAVENPTLRQRADDVLDLGRSMIRRLRGEHDSGFAAMPAHSVLVSERLLPSDVVSLPKSHVAAVVVEALGQGSHAALLLREKGIPAITDIPGILSRIAGETELLVDGYRGTLVIGPTADTRAEFQTRVEKWRATLVHCKAACLEPAHTLDGQLIRVEANIGLQDDVEVALENGADGVGLLRIEQLYFARPSPPTEDELHRELKSLVAPLGNRTVTVRLLDIGGDKPLSYLGLTATANPVLGRRGVRLLLDYAQLARTQIGALVRLAAEHSLRVLVPMVTLEDDIRRMRETFDAIVAERAVGKPPPFGAMVETPAAALEIAEIGRHVDFFCIGTNDLTQYTLAAARDDASVSDYYLDGHESIMRLLSIIVSESGGRPVTVCGELAGREAFIPQLLKMGYRGLSVAPTLIPTTKALIRKLDLTATNGATRRP
- a CDS encoding cellulase family glycosylhydrolase encodes the protein MIYRSRIENPVVVQRPMPLDISGLLFLPRRLFLAVRLSRSACCGLVALLGMLLFSAFFAHLHAADSVDDSLIADGDFETHTKPDWPDHWERPKEGVRWVEENGNHFLRFSASEPGKMILLYHRVKLPPGAKALKLSWRQRITDLKPGREPWFDARILLEFLDAGGKKLKPQPRAPYSRSSTKGWVERSTEFLVPEGARVLEFMPTLFKVEKGTFDLDDIVLEPTDAAALIAGAKAAEDADRRATVPPEQPHTGNWPSPLRVEGRHVLDAAGKEVWLQGVNAGGLESLPQERHVMKSALVSVDQWKANIVRLPVNDDFWFGRSAYQKDGGKAYRQQIDNIITLVANRGAYLLLDLHRFRAPKAEHVEFWKDAAARYKNHPAVLFDLFNEPHDISWKVWRDGGFVSERTTKADEDAFSSDAEKAKTKLGFQSPGMQGLLDAVRGAGARNIVVAGGLSWSGDLSGVAKGYALEDKTGNGVMYGWHVYNWHKDWQGRVLAAAEKYPIFVGEVGADVKKMNFIPAADQEDPYTWAPDMLGFIQKHKFNWTAWCLHPSATPLLISDWNYTPTPYWGVFVKEALSGKQFEMKKMR